A window from Penaeus vannamei isolate JL-2024 unplaced genomic scaffold, ASM4276789v1 unanchor816, whole genome shotgun sequence encodes these proteins:
- the LOC113828759 gene encoding (Lyso)-N-acylphosphatidylethanolamine lipase-like isoform X2 encodes MLLSNLKSLYRGRYVNVGCTVGTEDSHIWTLSFNEESPKIPLVLLHGFGSGVGLWCLNYDALAAKRPIYAIDIVGFGRSSRPQFTRDPVEAEREFITTIEAWREKMNLEKFILLGHSFGGFLAASYAIKHPERVAHLILADPWGLPERPLWVRALGVLRQPFNPLAIVRTAGPWGPKLVQKARPDLIRKFSGVVRDSEEAIPNYLYHCNAQTPSGESAFHALMAGFGWAKHPMIHRMDSLRKEVPISLLYGSRSWVDRDPGFQIKCTRQDSYVDVVVIKGAGHHVYADRAEVFNELVNYIGDNVDNGTLPKKMSMNPDLVEGEEARNAGVTLTNMLNVRNDNMQDVTQATVEDTDNPEGSEEDVT; translated from the exons ATGTTGCTGTCAA ACCTAAAGAGCTTGTACAGAGGGCGTTACGTGAACGTGGGCTGCACGGTGGGCACAGAGGACTCGCACATCTGGACTCTGAGCTTTAACGAAGAGTCACCCAAAATCCCCCTGGTGCTTCTGCATGGTTTTGGGTCCGGGGTGGGCTTGTGGTGCCTCAACTACGATGCGCTGGCAGCCAAGAGACCCATCTATGCCATAGATATCGTTG GTTTTGGTCGCAGTTCCCGACCACAGTTTACGCGAGACCCCGTGGAAGCTGAGAGGGAGTTCATCACGACCATCGAAGcatggagggagaagatgaaccTGGAAAAGTTCATTCTGTTGGGTCATTCCTTTGGTGGGTTCCTGGCCGCCTCCTACGCCATCAAGCACCCTGAGAG GGTGGCGCACCTCATCCTGGCCGACCCCTGGGGTCTCCCCGAGCGGCCGCTGTGGGTGCGGGCCCTAGGGGTCCTCCGCCAGCCCTTCAACCCGCTCGCCATCGTCAGAACAGCCGGCCCCTGGG GTCCAAAGTTAGTCCAGAAAGCCCGGCCAGATCTTATTCGCAAGTTTTCGGGCGTGGTGAGGGATTCGGAGGAAGCGATTCCGAACTACCTGTACCACTGCAACGCGCAGACTCCGAG CGGTGAGTCGGCTTTCCACGCCCTCATGGCCGGCTTTGGCTGGGCAAAGCATCCGATGATCCACCGAATGGACTCGCTGAGGAAGGAAGTCCCGATCAGCCTGCTCTACGGCTCGAGGTCCTGGGTGGACCGGGATCCCGGTTTCCAGATCAAGTGCACGAGGCAGGACTCGTATGTCGACGTAGTG GTCATCAAAGGCGCAGGTCACCATGTGTACGCAGACAGAGCAGAGGTGTTTAACGAGCTTGTGAATTACATTGGAGACAATGTAGACAACGGCACACTGCCCAAGAAAATGAGCATGAACCCAGAtttagtggaaggggaggaggccagAAATGCCGGCGTCACCTTGACCAATATGCTGAATGTTCGCAATGATAACATGCAAGACGTGACACAAGCGACGGTGGAGGACACTGATAATccagagggaagtgaggaggatgtCACGTGA
- the LOC113828759 gene encoding (Lyso)-N-acylphosphatidylethanolamine lipase-like isoform X1, translating to METESEVASPSWFGSWLRWCPTSLSLLREAEKMLLSNLKSLYRGRYVNVGCTVGTEDSHIWTLSFNEESPKIPLVLLHGFGSGVGLWCLNYDALAAKRPIYAIDIVGFGRSSRPQFTRDPVEAEREFITTIEAWREKMNLEKFILLGHSFGGFLAASYAIKHPERVAHLILADPWGLPERPLWVRALGVLRQPFNPLAIVRTAGPWGPKLVQKARPDLIRKFSGVVRDSEEAIPNYLYHCNAQTPSGESAFHALMAGFGWAKHPMIHRMDSLRKEVPISLLYGSRSWVDRDPGFQIKCTRQDSYVDVVVIKGAGHHVYADRAEVFNELVNYIGDNVDNGTLPKKMSMNPDLVEGEEARNAGVTLTNMLNVRNDNMQDVTQATVEDTDNPEGSEEDVT from the exons atggagacagagagcgaggttGCAAGTCCCAG CTGGTTCGGGAGTTGGCTGCGATGGTGCCCCACGTCCCTCAGTCTGCTACGAGAAGCAGAGAAGATGTTGCTGTCAA ACCTAAAGAGCTTGTACAGAGGGCGTTACGTGAACGTGGGCTGCACGGTGGGCACAGAGGACTCGCACATCTGGACTCTGAGCTTTAACGAAGAGTCACCCAAAATCCCCCTGGTGCTTCTGCATGGTTTTGGGTCCGGGGTGGGCTTGTGGTGCCTCAACTACGATGCGCTGGCAGCCAAGAGACCCATCTATGCCATAGATATCGTTG GTTTTGGTCGCAGTTCCCGACCACAGTTTACGCGAGACCCCGTGGAAGCTGAGAGGGAGTTCATCACGACCATCGAAGcatggagggagaagatgaaccTGGAAAAGTTCATTCTGTTGGGTCATTCCTTTGGTGGGTTCCTGGCCGCCTCCTACGCCATCAAGCACCCTGAGAG GGTGGCGCACCTCATCCTGGCCGACCCCTGGGGTCTCCCCGAGCGGCCGCTGTGGGTGCGGGCCCTAGGGGTCCTCCGCCAGCCCTTCAACCCGCTCGCCATCGTCAGAACAGCCGGCCCCTGGG GTCCAAAGTTAGTCCAGAAAGCCCGGCCAGATCTTATTCGCAAGTTTTCGGGCGTGGTGAGGGATTCGGAGGAAGCGATTCCGAACTACCTGTACCACTGCAACGCGCAGACTCCGAG CGGTGAGTCGGCTTTCCACGCCCTCATGGCCGGCTTTGGCTGGGCAAAGCATCCGATGATCCACCGAATGGACTCGCTGAGGAAGGAAGTCCCGATCAGCCTGCTCTACGGCTCGAGGTCCTGGGTGGACCGGGATCCCGGTTTCCAGATCAAGTGCACGAGGCAGGACTCGTATGTCGACGTAGTG GTCATCAAAGGCGCAGGTCACCATGTGTACGCAGACAGAGCAGAGGTGTTTAACGAGCTTGTGAATTACATTGGAGACAATGTAGACAACGGCACACTGCCCAAGAAAATGAGCATGAACCCAGAtttagtggaaggggaggaggccagAAATGCCGGCGTCACCTTGACCAATATGCTGAATGTTCGCAATGATAACATGCAAGACGTGACACAAGCGACGGTGGAGGACACTGATAATccagagggaagtgaggaggatgtCACGTGA